One part of the Mariniblastus fucicola genome encodes these proteins:
- a CDS encoding sll1863 family stress response protein yields the protein MHTAQMNNQPPLLYIMFSLVMGILLVVSLGCDTEISDADVESQVQKIEKEEAKLAAMKERQTFESEMESKVEALEQKVAALKEQRENVSGDEEVELNGEIARLETQVEQMREQLDELKAASGDLWAETKIKAEESWDDVSESIDSQMKRWKQNRDEPTDDAANDSALDK from the coding sequence ATGCATACCGCACAGATGAACAATCAACCGCCTTTGCTCTACATCATGTTCTCGCTGGTCATGGGCATTCTGCTGGTCGTTTCTCTTGGTTGCGATACAGAGATAAGCGACGCAGATGTTGAATCTCAAGTCCAGAAAATTGAGAAGGAAGAAGCCAAGCTTGCTGCGATGAAAGAGCGGCAGACTTTCGAATCGGAAATGGAATCCAAGGTGGAAGCCCTTGAGCAGAAAGTCGCGGCTCTTAAAGAACAACGGGAAAACGTTTCCGGCGACGAAGAAGTTGAACTCAATGGCGAGATTGCAAGGCTTGAAACTCAAGTCGAACAGATGCGGGAGCAACTTGACGAACTGAAAGCAGCTTCGGGTGACCTTTGGGCGGAAACAAAAATTAAGGCGGAGGAAAGCTGGGATGACGTTTCAGAGTCGATTGACTCTCAGATGAAGCGTTGGAAACAGAATCGCGACGAACCAACTGACGACGCAGCGAATGATTCGGCCCTCGACAAATAG
- a CDS encoding sulfatase, whose translation MYKTLITLTLVSLSHPFAHSAAIAEQPEPEHTNFVFFLVDDLGWADLGCFGSEFHETPNIDRLASTGMKFTNAYAASPVCSPTRASIMTGRHPVRVDITDWIPGSRRLPESHPRFAHVDDRDNLAVSEVTIADELGSNGYQTFFAGKWHLGDEGHLPTDQGFDINLGGIDKGSPPGGYYAPFKNRMLPDRETDEYLTERLTDESIEFMKSRRKDQPFLLYLSYYNVHTPIQPYRKRVDHFREKATSSFTEKSPPIAERDGRSRSRQDNPEYASMVAAVDVSVGQILDSLDDLGLAENTVVCFFSDNGGLCTLRNKRVGPTCNAPLRSGKGWLYEGGIRCPMIVRAPGVTAADSVCDTPVSSCDFFPTMLDLAKLPAKPELHRDGVSLIDSLNGKSAEPHSTLYWHYPHYHGSAWTPGAAVRDGDWKLIEFYEYDEVELYDLRNDIGEENNLAAKNPDRVNALRTKLQQWQKSMGARMPVEQK comes from the coding sequence ATGTACAAAACTCTGATCACCCTGACTCTTGTTTCCCTTAGCCATCCCTTTGCGCACTCCGCTGCAATCGCGGAACAGCCTGAGCCCGAACACACGAATTTCGTTTTCTTCCTGGTGGACGATCTCGGTTGGGCAGACCTCGGCTGCTTCGGTAGCGAGTTCCACGAGACGCCCAATATCGATCGACTGGCATCGACGGGAATGAAGTTCACCAACGCGTATGCCGCCAGTCCGGTTTGTTCTCCGACGCGAGCCAGCATCATGACGGGCCGGCATCCTGTTCGCGTCGACATCACGGATTGGATTCCCGGTTCGCGGAGGCTACCCGAAAGCCATCCAAGGTTCGCGCACGTCGACGACCGTGACAATCTCGCAGTCAGCGAAGTGACCATCGCGGACGAATTGGGCTCTAACGGCTATCAAACTTTTTTTGCTGGCAAGTGGCATCTGGGGGACGAAGGGCATCTGCCAACGGATCAGGGTTTCGACATCAACCTGGGCGGAATTGACAAAGGATCTCCTCCGGGTGGCTATTACGCTCCATTCAAAAACCGAATGTTGCCCGATCGTGAAACCGATGAGTATCTGACAGAACGGCTGACCGATGAGTCGATTGAGTTCATGAAGTCCCGCCGCAAAGATCAACCGTTCCTGCTTTATCTTTCCTACTACAACGTGCATACTCCGATTCAACCCTATCGCAAACGCGTCGACCATTTTCGGGAAAAAGCGACATCTTCGTTCACCGAAAAATCGCCGCCGATTGCGGAACGTGATGGTCGATCAAGATCCCGCCAAGACAACCCCGAATACGCGTCGATGGTTGCCGCAGTCGACGTGAGTGTTGGCCAGATACTTGATTCGCTGGACGATCTTGGGTTGGCGGAAAACACTGTCGTTTGTTTCTTTTCCGACAACGGCGGATTGTGCACGTTGCGGAACAAGCGGGTTGGGCCGACTTGCAACGCACCGCTTCGCAGCGGAAAAGGCTGGCTGTATGAAGGCGGTATTCGTTGCCCGATGATCGTGCGGGCTCCAGGAGTAACCGCTGCGGATTCGGTTTGCGATACACCCGTTTCGAGCTGTGACTTCTTCCCGACGATGCTGGACCTTGCGAAATTGCCTGCCAAACCAGAACTGCATCGCGATGGAGTCAGCTTGATCGATTCGCTCAACGGAAAGTCAGCCGAACCGCACTCGACGCTCTACTGGCACTATCCGCACTATCACGGATCTGCCTGGACACCCGGCGCCGCGGTTCGGGACGGCGACTGGAAGCTGATCGAATTCTACGAGTACGACGAAGTGGAACTTTATGACTTGCGAAACGACATCGGCGAAGAGAACAATCTTGCCGCAAAGAATCCGGACCGAGTCAACGCACTGCGTACAAAGCTTCAGCAATGGCAAAAATCCATGGGCGCCCGGATGCCCGTCGAGCAAAAATAG
- a CDS encoding SDR family NAD(P)-dependent oxidoreductase has protein sequence MRQIDLSGKTAIVTGSSQGIGLETAKTLHAAGANLVINYFDDGEGKNRALADAAVADFGDRGLACAADVRQPDQLEAMVSKAVEKFGSLDILVNNAGILRDKSFRKMSHEDWQAVIDTNLTGVFNSCKAAVESLSENGVIVNVSSLSAVTGFFGQANYATAKAGVMTFTKVLSKELARKNIRVNAVAPGVVNTEMGESIPEENRKYMMTQIPLARFAEPSEISDVILFLCSDLSSYVTGQTIHVNGGWWA, from the coding sequence ATGAGACAAATCGACCTTAGCGGAAAAACAGCCATCGTCACCGGTTCGAGTCAAGGGATCGGGCTGGAGACGGCTAAAACATTGCATGCGGCCGGGGCCAATTTGGTCATCAACTACTTCGACGATGGCGAAGGGAAGAACCGGGCGCTTGCTGACGCAGCGGTAGCCGATTTTGGCGATCGCGGGTTGGCTTGCGCGGCGGACGTTCGCCAGCCGGATCAGCTTGAAGCCATGGTCTCCAAAGCCGTCGAAAAATTTGGCTCGCTGGATATCCTGGTCAACAACGCAGGAATCCTGCGCGACAAAAGCTTCAGGAAAATGAGCCACGAAGACTGGCAGGCGGTTATCGACACCAATCTCACGGGCGTTTTCAATTCCTGCAAAGCCGCTGTTGAATCTCTGTCGGAAAACGGCGTGATCGTCAACGTTTCATCGCTTTCGGCGGTCACCGGATTCTTTGGCCAAGCCAACTACGCGACCGCCAAAGCCGGGGTGATGACGTTTACCAAAGTGCTTTCCAAAGAGCTGGCTCGCAAAAATATCCGCGTCAATGCGGTGGCTCCAGGGGTGGTGAACACGGAGATGGGTGAGTCCATTCCCGAGGAGAATCGCAAGTACATGATGACGCAGATCCCACTGGCACGCTTTGCCGAACCCAGCGAAATCTCCGACGTGATATTGTTCCTGTGTAGCGACCTTTCCTCCTACGTCACCGGCCAGACGATCCACGTCAACGGCGGCTGGTGGGCGTAG